The genomic stretch GAAGGAGGCTGCTCAGCAGGCCCAGACTGCTATGgagccccaggctgccctggagtcccagggtgcCCAGAAGCCCCAGAGTGCCCGGAAGCCCCAGGCTGCCCCGAAGCCCAGTGTTCCAAAGGGAAAACTCTCGGCATCAAAGCTCCAGTAAAGATTTATCTGGTGGTCTAAATATCTGACTCATTCCTCCCATCTGATCCTAACTTTTGGTTTCCCTAGAGGAGAGGTCTGGGTCTGGGGATGGTCTCCTGTGTGAGAGAGGAGGGGCTGGAACCCAGCTCCCTGAGTCCTGGAAGGGCCAACTGGCTGAGACTAATTCCAGAATCAAGGAGCGGGGAAAGGCCAGCCCTCCCCACATCTCCTCCCCCAGGCCCAGTCCTCTCACAGGACGCCCCCTCCCCGCTCTTCCTGCCGGGTTTCCTCTTGCCTTTTCCTGTCCCCCACCCAGTGCTGGGAgctggggcagaggcaaaggctgAACAGGAGCAGCGAGGTCAGGAACCAACCAGGGCCAACGGAGCCAAGGCCCCGGGGTGCTGCTGGGACCTGAAGCAGGGTAAGAGCCAGGGACCCAGGAGTCCAgacccctcctccctcagacctggGAGCCAGTCCCCCCAGTCATCTCccagcccagtgcccaggagTTCCCGCTCCCATCCTCCTGCACTCGGACTCAGGAGTCTGAGCCCTAGCCCCTCTCTCCCACCAAGGAGTCCGGGTCCCCCTCCATCCCAGCCccaccactctgggcctcaggagTCGGGTCTTACCCACCCTTCCTTAGGGCCATGCTATCTGGTGAACGGAAGGAGGGCGGAAGCCCCCGCTTCGGGAAGCTCCATCTCCCTGTGGGCCTGTGGATCAATTCTCCCAGGAAGCAGCTGGCCAAGCTGGGGCGGCGCTGGCCCAGTGCTGCCTCTGTTAAGTGAGTGCCCACCTCCTTGAGACTCTTGCCCCTGCCCCATCTACCTCCCAGTTGTCCCTGTTTATCACCCAGTCTCTGCACTGGGTAATGCCAGGGGCTCCAAGGATTGGCTTCCAGTTCCTGTCCTGAATGGGCAAGTGAACTGGCAGGCAGGAGGAGACAAGTGGGCAGCAATGCTCCTAGACCCGGTGTGGGGGAGTGCCGGCTCTATAGATGGGCTTAGGCTGGATGGACAAGGGGATGGGGACCCCGGGATAGGGGTTTGAttcaccttccttcctcctctccctgcttacctcttggaatttccttctgtgggactcgcctttatttatttatttctctctctctctttgcctctggcCTCTGCCCAACCCCATCTCtgtcgccccccacccccaccccctgcatctCTCGCCCTTCTGTgggtctctgtccctctttctctcgTTTTCTGTCCCCTCTCAATGGGTCTCTGTtgctctctgggtctctgccccccAATTCCTTTCTCCCTGGGTCTCTGTCCCCTCCATCTCGGTCTTTGCctacctctctccttctccaccaTCTActccggcctctgcctgtctgcctggGGCTTTCCCCGCCTCTCCACTCCCCGGCGCGCTCCCAGGTCGTCGTCTTCGGACACGGGGAGCCGCAGCAGCGAGCCTCTGCCCCCGCCGCCACCGCACGTGGAGTTGCGGAGAGTGGGCGCGGTCAAGGCGGCCGGGGGAGCCTCCGGGAGTCGCGCCAAGCGCATCTCCCAGCTCTTTCGGGGCTCGGGGACCGGGGCCacggggtccggcggcgcgggagGCCCCGGGACTCCGGGGGGCGCCCAGCGCTGGGCCAGCGAGAAGAAGCTGCCGGAGCTAGCGGCGGGCGTGGCCCCCGAGCCCCCGCTAGCCGCCCGCGCCACGGCGCCCCCGGGGGTCCTCAAGATCTTCGGCGCCGGCCTGGCGTCGGGCGCCAACTACAAGAGCGTGCTGGCCACCGCGCGCTCCACGGCACGCGAGCTGGTGGCCGAGGCGCTGGAGCGCTACGGGCtgtcgggcagccccgggggcggcCCCGGCGAGAGCAGCTGCGTGGACGCCTTCGCGCTGTGCGACGCGCTGGGCCGGCCCGCGGCGGGCGGCGTGGGCGGCGGCGAGTGGCGGGCGGAGCACCTGCGCGTGCTGGGCGACTCGGAGCGTCCGCTGCTGGTGCAGGAGCTGTGGCGTGCGCGGCCCGGCTGGGCGCGGCGTTTCGAGCTGCGCGGCCGCGAGGAGGCGCGCCGCCTGGAGCAGGAGGCCTTCGGGGCGGCAGACAGCGACGGTGAGCCGAACCCCGCCGGACGCTGAGGGGCGGGGCtttgcggggcggggcggggcctgttcTGGAGGCGGGGCCTCGAGAGGTGGGGCGGGGCTTGGGAGCGGGGGCGCTGGGGCGGGGAAGGATCTGTGGGGCTGGAGGGGCCGGTGGTAGGCTGGGGGCGAGTCCGCGGGAGAGAAGGGGACTGGGAGGGACCTATAGCGCCAGGTGGAGCAGAGAGTGGGCCTGGAGCAGGACCCGGCTCAGCGAGACTGGCGAGGCCGATGGGCGGGGCGTGTGAtgctggggcggggcctgcggaaTAGAGTAACCTGGAGCGAGACAGGTGGAATGGTGGCGCTGGCCCTTCTGTCTGGAGGCCTCTCAGAACAATAGGTTGAAGGGGTTCGAGAGGAACAGGGCccgtgtagatttttttttttaagattttatttatttattcattcataagagacagagagagagagagagagagagagacaggaggagggagaagcaggctccctgcagggaccccaacgtgggactccatccccagactccgggatcacgccctgggccgaaggcaggcgccaaaccgctgagccacccagggatcccagggcctTTGTAGATTAAGTGTATAAAGGGAAGAGACCTGGAGAGTGAAGAAATGGGCTACTTGATCAGGGCCTAGGAATGGGCAAAGCCTCGGGGCACCTGGCCTTGGAGCAGGTGGCCCTAGGCTAAGTTGGCTGCAGAGTGGGAGATTTGAGGGTGGCTCAAGGGAAATGAAGAGGAAGAGTATTCGTAGAGGCCAAGGAAGGTCATGCTTACATGCTGGCCTGGTATTTGAGAAGGCCGGCCGGGAACAGGAGGTGATGCCATGTGTGAAATAGTAAGTGCAGAGCAGGGCCTGGCAGGAATGGGGCCTGGCTCTGGGCTAGGGGCCGCCCAGGGAGCCTTCTAACGCTTTTCTGTTTCTGAGTCTCCCTTTGGGAGATAGAGTGTTGTAGCAGTTAACTCAGGAGCTTTGAACTCTGGCTTGGATTCCAGTATGTCCTTTACTGGTTAAACTGAGCAAAACCCGAGGTGAAGGTGGAATGAGATCATGTATAAAAGGGCTTTAGCACAAGGATTGGCACATAGTAGTTGCCTAATAAAGAATGGCAATTATTACCAttgttgttcttttctctctctctctcttttcacaaAGCATTTGTTGAGCGCCTACTGTGGGCCACACATTATTTAGGGCCCTGGGGGAATACAGTGAGCCCAGGACAGGTGAGGTTCCCACCCTCCTAGATTTCACAGTCTAGTGACAAACACCTCAGTTCATTCCTTTGGCTCATTTCCACTAACCCCCCACTATGTGCCAGGGCCCTGCTAGGTCCAGACAAAGCCCGGTGTGTCCAGTTGTGCCCTTCTCTGCTGTAGCTTGGAATGTCAGGGAAGGGTGCTCAGGAGGAGGTGGTTTCTGTCTCCTTGAGGACAGTCTTCTCTGTTCACTGCCAAGTCcctagtgcctagaacagtgctcTGCACACATTAGatcccctacccccccccccccccaattaaaAGAATCAATTCATTTCTGAGCTGAAAACTGTCAGGTGGGTAGAAGTCAGGCAGAAAATgtgtttcaggcagagggaacagcatatgcaaaaaCCTAAAGGTGGGAAGCCTCCTCACTTCTCTGTAGTCAATTCTTGGTTCTATAATCTCCAAATCTCTGAGCCTGTCTGTCTCGGTCTCTTTTTAGTCTCTGCCTcatccctctctgtctctcccccgcAGGCACGGGCGCCCCCTCGTGGCGGCCACAAAAGAACCGTTCCCGGGCGGCTTCCGGCGGGGCGGCCCTGGCCAGTCCTGGCCCAGGGTCCGGCTCAGGGCCCCCTGCTGGGTCTGGGGGCAAAGAACGCTCGGAAAACCTGTCCCTGCGGCGCAGCGTGTCGGAGCTCAGCCTgcaggggcggcggcggcggcagcaggaGCGCAGGCAGCAGGCACTTAGCATGGCCCCAGGGGCAGCCGATGCCCAGATCGGACCCGCAGACCCTGGCGACTTCGATCAGTTGACCCAGTGCCTCATCCAGGCCCCCAGCAACCGTCCCTACTTCCTGCTGCTCCAGGGCTACCAGGACGCCCAGGTAAGCGCACCCTGGCCTACCGGGAGAGACCTATTGCTCTACGCTTCGTTTGCCCAGCGACCAAATTACAACTCCCATTATTCTTTGGATGGGGCAGTCTCAGGAATGCCGGAAGGTGTGGTCCCAGCGAGGTTCCAGGGTAGGAGATGTCATTGTCAGAGAtggaggatgggggtggtggtAGCTAGCAGTGGAGGTTGATGGCTGAAAAAGATCTCGCTGGAGGAACAAGTAGGGAATGGCAGATTTCACACAAAACTGGGGGAAAGCTGTTTTTGTCAAGGGGTGAAAGAGACAGCCTATTGTAAAATAAGGATGTCCTTGTAAGGGTCTATTTCTTGATGAGGAGTAATAGAAGTGTCTATCTTGTTTGGGAGAAAGATAATTTGGCTGATGCATGGGGTCTTGTTCTGGGTAAGCCTATATTTTCTTGGAAGGAGTGGACCAATCCATTTCTTAAAGGTACTGGTTTACACTGGACCAATTTGACTATTGCTGATGGGGGTAGGTGAGACTAatacttctgttttatttatttatttatttatttatttatttatttatttaatttattttataattttttgttccttggactttttttttttttttttttttttagattttgtttatttattcatgagacacagagagaaaggcagagaactaggcagagggagaagcaggctccatgcagggagcctgatgtgggacttgatcccgggactccaggatcatgccctgggccgaaggcaggtgctcaactgctgagccacccaggcgtctcgatacttctattttatatatttgggtgatGATAGAAGAACTtgtttgaggggatccctgggtggctcagcggtttagcattcccttcagcccagggcgtgatcctggagtcccaggatccagtcccacatggggctccctgcatggagcctgcttctccctctgcctgtgtctctgtctctctgtgtctctcattaatacataaataaaatattaaaaaaatttatttgagtgtcagagagcaagggagggagaaaaCATTAGAAGTTAGTAGAAAATTACTCATGGGTTAGAGggaaattattatattaatagaaacataatgtatgaaaaaaagaaacGTAATGTATCATtggaaatattcattttcatGAGTGTGATAATTGGGAGAATCATTTTTATGGTATTTGACTTTGGGTAACAGTGGTACAGCCAAGTTCAACAGATACTTTTGAGAATCATTGGGAAAGCCTACTGGTGGAGCTCAGTGAATAGTCTCGTGTTGTCAGAGAGTGATCCACTTGGGTTAGGAGGCCTagctgtgtgtgtgagtgagagggGAAGACTCTTGAGAGCAGGACTTGCATGGAAGAATTAATTCCTCCTTGTTGGGGCAAGGGGACTGGGCAAGTTCATTCTAGGCAGGAGTTTGCATATATTATAACAGCCCATTTCTCCAGGCAAGGTTGGAGAATAGGAGGGTCTATTCTGGGAAGGTAGTCAAGTTGGAAGAATCTATTCTGGGAGTATAGGAGAGTCTAGTATGGGAAGAGGGGAAAACATTGGAAACATCCACTCTTTAAAGTGAGGTTCATGAGAAATTCCTTTCTAAGAAAGAGGCTTCATTGGAAGTCTTCTTTTCTTGGGATCAAGAGTAAGAAGTGAATCTcttagaaagagaaatttatttgtagtcatttattcatgagtggcTGGCTATAACCTGAGAGTTCATTGCAGGCACTGTGGAAGCCTCCCCTCTTGGGTTAAGCAATTTTAGAGAAGGGTTCATGTATTTTGGATCATTCCATTGCTTCAAACAGGGATAGAAAACAGGAAATTCTACCTTCAGAAGGTGGTAAGACTGAAAAGGTCCATTTTCTAGAGGCAGATGAACAAATCCATTGTAGGAAGGAGTCTCTTTGGAAATGTCCCTCCATGGGGTGAAGGAATTGGGAGAGTTCAGTGTAGGAAGGGGATTTATGAATATGAGGATGATTATTCTCTTAGACATGAATAGAGAACAGAGAATGTATTTTAGGAAGGGGATCAGACTGAGCTCTTCCATTTTTATAGGTTGGAAATGGAAGAGTCTTTTAGGAAGAGGTCTTCTGGAATGCACCTCTTCATTTGGTGGATGAAATGAGACACTCCATTATAAGAAGAGGGTCTCCTTGAAAACATCTATGTATAAGGTGGAGTTGCTAGAAGAACTACTATATGGAGATCTCCACGGAGATGTTCTTCTTTAGGATGGGAAAATTGAAAGCATCCACTGATGGAGAGGAGAGTATCTTTAGAATCCTCTATCATGGGAATGGAGGTGGTAGATGAGTCCATTGTAGTATTATGTCTCCTTGGAAGTGAGTTCAGcattgagtgggaaaaaataagaGTCCATTGTAGAAAGGGGGTCTCCCCAGATGTATATACTCATGGGGTGGAAGAAACCTTTGTTCACAGGAGGAGTCTCTTTAAAGatatccatcctttttttttaaatattcagaaaagcTATTATTGGAAGGGGAAACATCTTTGGTAGTCTCCGTCATGGGGGTAGAATGTCAGGCAAATGGGGCCAAAGGTAGGGAAATGGGAGAGTTCCTAAGTTCTAAGAGAAAGATTTCCTTGGAAAGTTCCATTCTTTGAGAGTAATGGGACAGTCCATTTTAGCGATGTGGGTGTGGTGTTCTTGGAAGCACCTATTCTTTGAGCTGGATGTTGTGGGAGAGTACACTGTGGGAAGGGATTGCCTGTAACAGTCCATTCAGAGGAGGTGAGATGGAAGTCTCCATCTCACTTTTCTCCATCTCACTGGAGAAAAGTCTCCTGGAAATCATCAATAATTTGAGGGAGAGGAATTATAGAGCCCATGTCAAGAAAGGGGTTTCCTTATAAGCAGCTGGTCTTCAAGATGAGTTTTATGGGTCAGTTGGTCACAGGAAGTGCCTTTGAAAAGTCCACTCATGCTTGGGTGGAGGTAATTGGTGAGTCCTTTGGGATCCCAGGAGATCTCCTTGGAAGTGTTCATCCTGAGGGAGGTGGTTGATGGGAGAGTGGATTATGGCAAAAGGTCTTCTTTGGAAGCATCCATTCCTCATGGAGATGTGTCTCTACTGTGTCTTCACTTTCCCTCCAGGACTTCGTGGTGTATGTGATGACACGGGAGCAGCACGTCTTCGGCCGCGGGGGGAACTCCTCAGCCCGTGGTGGGTCCCCCGCCCCATACGTGGACACCTTTCTCAATGCCCCTGACATCCTGCCACGGCACTGCACGGTGCGTGCGGGCCCTGAGCCCCCAGCCATGGTGCGCCCATCCCGGGGGGCCCCAGTCACGCATAACGGGTGCCTCCTGCTGCGGGAGGCCGAGCTGCACCCTGGCGACCTGCTGGGGCTGGGCGAGCACTTCCTCTTCATGTACAAGGACCCCCGCACCGGGGGCTCTGGGCCTGCGCGGCCGCCCTGgctgcccgcccgcccggggACCGCCCCGCCGGGCCCAGGGTGGGCCTTCTCTTGCCGCCTGTGCGGCCGCGGCCTGCAGGAGCGGGGCGAGGCGCTGGCGGCCTACCTGGACGGCCGGGAGCCGGTGCTGCGCTTTCGGCCGCGCGAAGAAGAGGCGCTGCTGGGTGAGATCGTGCGTGCTGCCGCCGCGGGCGCTGGGGACCTGCCGCCGCTGGGGCCCGCCACCCTGCTGGCGCTGTGCGTGCAGCATTCAGCCCGAGAGCTGGAGCTGGGCCACCTGCCGCGCCTGCTGGGCCGCCTGGCCCGACTCATTAAGGAGGCTGTCTGGGTGAGTCCTCCCACCGCAGTCCAGGCCCCTTGGAGCCCCAGATTCTTTCCCTAGCCACCCCTCGCCACCTCCCAGCCGTAGTGGGGCAGGATGAAACTGCCTCTTCCGTGATGCTTCAAGAGGGGCTTGGGCCGTGAAGCAAGGGGTCTCATGGGATGCTGGGCCCTATGGATTCACCCACGGTACTAGAAGAGAAGGCAGTGAAGTACCACCTTTGCCCCTCTGGGATGATGGGAGAAACCGTTCTGGGAGGTCGGGAGAGAGATCTTGTTGGATGAGATCCCTTGGATGAGAAGTCAGGAGAGACCACTGTGGGAGGTGAGGCAGGCAGCCCATGGGGCCTGATGCTTTGAGCAGTAGTAGGTGAGACCATTTCTTGGAGGCAAGAGAGAACAAATCAGTGGGACCTAAAGATGGAAGTGCCTGGGAGAAATCCCAGGTTCCAGCCCCCTGAGCAGGGCTTATTAAAGAAAAGGTTAAGGAAGTGTCTTGGGGGTAGGAAGAAACTATTTAAATGGAGCTGAGGGAGACAGACCACTCACAATCATGGGAGTTTGTGTTTTAAACGGTAAGAAGAGGAGAGACCATTCTGAAGCTTGAGGGTTAGAGTCCATTTGAGTGGGGAGAGTCACTATCAAAAAGGTGCTTCTAGAAAAACCAGGGTATTAACTCATAGGCCTCTCCCCACGCCCCCTCACCTTGACTCTGATCTTACTGTTCTACaggaaaaaattaaggaaattggAGACCGTCAGCCAGAGAAGTAAGAAAAATTCTGGGGAGAAGGGTCTAGGGATGAAGGGGTGTGGGGATTTACAGCCAGTTCTGTGTTCACTCCATTCATATCTTAGTACAGGTTGCTGCTCTTCCTTGGCATTCAATGAGGATTGGCCTCAGTACCCAATTAGACTCAGATCTCGGGGTTCAGATACTACGGTGGGGGTTGGGCTAGGATCATAGGTTCTTTTCTCCTCCAGCCACCCAGAGGGAGTCCCCGAGGTGCCCTTGACTCCGGAGGCTGTGTCAGTAGAGCTGCGGCCACTCATGCTGTGGATGGCCAACACCACGGAACTGCTGAGCTTTGTACAGGAGAAAGTGctggagatggagaaggaggctGACCAGGAGGGTGAGCTCTGACCCAAGCCTAGGCTTCCCAAGCCCCCTGTCATTCCCTCTACTTGGGGACTTGGGCTCCTGCCTGTCAGCCTCTGGTCTCTCTCTCACCCCCAGGTCTGTCCTCAGACCCACAGCTCTGCAATGACTTGGAATTATGTGATGAGGCCATGGCCCTCCTGGATGAGGTCATCATGTGTACCTTTCAGCAGTCTGTCTACTACCTCACCAAGGTTGGTCTTGTCCCCTGCTTCCTGTTGACACATAACCTCCTGACTTCCAGTTTGAATTACATCACTCTGATGTCACTTCCTCTTTGACCTTGTGAGATTCCCTGCTTCTCTGACATCACTTCCCAATCACTGCAGCACTTTGCTGTGTTGGAACCACTTCCTGTTTGAGCCTGCATTACTTCCTGCCTTCCCAgcttttcttcctgtctctccaACTGTCCCCTCTTGGCCAGCTAACTTTACCATCTGGTTATGTCacctctatcatttttttttaagctcctttTTTCTAAATCCACTGGCAAATTTCTTAGGtggttagatagatagatggggGATCAAACAGTGCCGAACACTGTCGTTTAAACTAAAGGTCCTCTTGAATCCAGCTTCCCTTCCTGTGTTTGCTGATTTTACATCCTACAGCTCTGAATTCACTCCCTTTTCTGAGTCACAGATCTTCTCCCTGGAGTCTAGTCCTGCAGGACCTGCTATCTGTCCCAGTCTTCCACTACCCTTGACCTTAAGATGGCTTCTTGGAATTTGTAGGGTTTCAGGCTTCCAGTGGACCTGAGTCCATATCagtgaaaggaaaaggaatcttTGGATACAGTCTTTCTGTTCCATAAGCCGCCTTGATTTGTGAACCCAGTTCCTCCAAGGCTTCACTTCCTGTCCATCCCTGCCAAGTGTGGCTTTATTTCTTCTTCGGCTCTGACCTCATTTCCTGTCCTTCACTTTCCACTGGCTTACCGCCATGCCACTCCCACTTCCtgactcttcattctttttctttccttcggGAGCTCTGGATAAATAATTCTTTGACTGAAGGGGGCCTCTTTGTTCAGTATCCTTTTGTCCTCCGTGAGCTGTCTCTGTTGAGAACTCTGAGCCCTGTAAAGCATCAGAGGTAGTCATTAAAATACCCAAGAAACTCCTGGAGGCTTTCTTAAGACCTGAGGTGTTCTGGCCCTGATGAATGCTAGAAACCCATCTGGAAAGTAGGGATTTCCTCATAGAGACCTGTAGAGTGTCATGTGTAGAAAGGACTGTAATTTCCAGAAGTTCTATCACCCTGAACTTCCGGGAGGTTGTAGTCCAATCACCTGTttgcatctctgtgtcttcttaGACTCTGTATTCAACACTGCCTGCTCTCCTGGATAGTAACCCTTTTACAGCTGGGGCAGAGCTGCCAGGGCCTGGCGCAGAGCTGGGGGCCATGCCTCCAGGGTTGAGACCAACCCTGGGCGTGTTCCAGGCAGCCCTGGAACTGACCAGCCAGTGTGAGCTGCACCCGGACCTCGTGTCTCAGACTTTCGGTTACTTGTTCTTCTTCTCCAATGCATCCCTTCTCAACTCACTGATGGAACGAGGTGAGGGTCAgactggggaaggggcagggaggaaaggACGGGCAACCTCTAAGACCGGTATCAATTCAGACACCACGCCCACAGGATCAGTCCTCATGTTTAGGGACTCTGGCGAGCAAGCTCCAGATCCCAAGCTGAAGGATGGGAAGGgtttgggagggaggagggcagagtcTGCAAACCAATTGCCCCTCATGCCCTTCCCTACAGGTCAAGGCCGGCCTTTCTATCAATGGTCCCGAGCTGTCCAAATCCGAACCAACTTGGACCTTGTCTTGGACTGGCTGCAGGGAGCCGGGCTGGGTGACATTGCCACTGAATTCTTCCGGAAACTCTCCATAGCTGTGAACCTGCTCTGTGTGCCCCGCACTTCTCTGCTCAAGGTGACTCCTGATCCCTGACCTCTGACATCCTCTATTCAGCTTACCCTTGGACGTCACCTTGGACTTCATGTTATCCCCTGCCCTGGCTCTGACACTGGGTGCGGCATTGATGGTTAGAGGAAGCCAGCCCCAAGTGTCCAAACTGCATCTGAATCCTGGGCTACTTGCTAATAATAGTTTCCAAGGCCCCCTCCCTCAGATGTGCTGATTCAGAAAGTTTGCTATGAGACCAGGGAATGTGATAGTTAAAACATTCGTTGCACATAAactacatgccagacactgtttaGTAGtttagtacttttttaaaattatttttaagattttatttatgaggggaaatgagagagagagagagagagagagagagaacaaacagggggagcagcagagggagagggaaaagtagactccccactgagcagggaagtcTCATGCAgggctcgttcccaggaccc from Canis aureus isolate CA01 chromosome 1, VMU_Caureus_v.1.0, whole genome shotgun sequence encodes the following:
- the RASIP1 gene encoding ras-interacting protein 1 isoform X2 is translated as MLSGERKEGGSPRFGKLHLPVGLWINSPRKQLAKLGRRWPSAASVKSSSSDTGSRSSEPLPPPPPHVELRRVGAVKAAGGASGSRAKRISQLFRGSGTGATGSGGAGGPGTPGGAQRWASEKKLPELAAGVAPEPPLAARATAPPGVLKIFGAGLASGANYKSVLATARSTARELVAEALERYGLSGSPGGGPGESSCVDAFALCDALGRPAAGGVGGGEWRAEHLRVLGDSERPLLVQELWRARPGWARRFELRGREEARRLEQEAFGAADSDGTGAPSWRPQKNRSRAASGGAALASPGPGSGSGPPAGSGGKERSENLSLRRSVSELSLQGRRRRQQERRQQALSMAPGAADAQIGPADPGDFDQLTQCLIQAPSNRPYFLLLQGYQDAQDFVVYVMTREQHVFGRGGNSSARGGSPAPYVDTFLNAPDILPRHCTVRAGPEPPAMVRPSRGAPVTHNGCLLLREAELHPGDLLGLGEHFLFMYKDPRTGGSGPARPPWLPARPGTAPPGPGWAFSCRLCGRGLQERGEALAAYLDGREPVLRFRPREEEALLGEIVRAAAAGAGDLPPLGPATLLALCVQHSARELELGHLPRLLGRLARLIKEAVWEKIKEIGDRQPENHPEGVPEVPLTPEAVSVELRPLMLWMANTTELLSFVQEKVLEMEKEADQEDPQLCNDLELCDEAMALLDEVIMCTFQQSVYYLTKTLYSTLPALLDSNPFTAGAELPGPGAELGAMPPGLRPTLGVFQAALELTSQCELHPDLVSQTFGYLFFFSNASLLNSLMERGQGRPFYQWSRAVQIRTNLDLVLDWLQGAGLGDIATEFFRKLSIAVNLLCVPRTSLLKASWSSLRTDHPTLTPAQLHHLLSHYQLGPGRGPPPAWDPPPAERDAVDTGDIFESFSSHPPLILPLGSSRLRLTGPVTDDALHRELRRLRRLLWDLEQQELPANHRHGPPAATPP
- the RASIP1 gene encoding ras-interacting protein 1 isoform X1, whose amino-acid sequence is MLSGERKEGGSPRFGKLHLPVGLWINSPRKQLAKLGRRWPSAASVKSSSSDTGSRSSEPLPPPPPHVELRRVGAVKAAGGASGSRAKRISQLFRGSGTGATGSGGAGGPGTPGGAQRWASEKKLPELAAGVAPEPPLAARATAPPGVLKIFGAGLASGANYKSVLATARSTARELVAEALERYGLSGSPGGGPGESSCVDAFALCDALGRPAAGGVGGGEWRAEHLRVLGDSERPLLVQELWRARPGWARRFELRGREEARRLEQEAFGAADSDGTGAPSWRPQKNRSRAASGGAALASPGPGSGSGPPAGSGGKERSENLSLRRSVSELSLQGRRRRQQERRQQALSMAPGAADAQIGPADPGDFDQLTQCLIQAPSNRPYFLLLQGYQDAQDFVVYVMTREQHVFGRGGNSSARGGSPAPYVDTFLNAPDILPRHCTVRAGPEPPAMVRPSRGAPVTHNGCLLLREAELHPGDLLGLGEHFLFMYKDPRTGGSGPARPPWLPARPGTAPPGPGWAFSCRLCGRGLQERGEALAAYLDGREPVLRFRPREEEALLGEIVRAAAAGAGDLPPLGPATLLALCVQHSARELELGHLPRLLGRLARLIKEAVWEKIKEIGDRQPENHPEGVPEVPLTPEAVSVELRPLMLWMANTTELLSFVQEKVLEMEKEADQEGLSSDPQLCNDLELCDEAMALLDEVIMCTFQQSVYYLTKTLYSTLPALLDSNPFTAGAELPGPGAELGAMPPGLRPTLGVFQAALELTSQCELHPDLVSQTFGYLFFFSNASLLNSLMERGQGRPFYQWSRAVQIRTNLDLVLDWLQGAGLGDIATEFFRKLSIAVNLLCVPRTSLLKASWSSLRTDHPTLTPAQLHHLLSHYQLGPGRGPPPAWDPPPAERDAVDTGDIFESFSSHPPLILPLGSSRLRLTGPVTDDALHRELRRLRRLLWDLEQQELPANHRHGPPAATPP